In Carya illinoinensis cultivar Pawnee chromosome 7, C.illinoinensisPawnee_v1, whole genome shotgun sequence, the following are encoded in one genomic region:
- the LOC122316548 gene encoding probable LRR receptor-like serine/threonine-protein kinase At4g36180 isoform X1 — MAESVFLFYVLVLCACAPLSSSAERSAETMAEVQALTSFKLNVHDPLGALSGWDSSTPAAPCDWRGVDCENNRVTELRLPRLQLGGRLSDRLADLRMLQKLSLRSNSFNGTIPSSLSKCTLLRSVFLQYNSLSGKLPPEIGNLTGLRILNLAQNHLSGDISSDLPPALKYLDLSSNAFSGEIPRSVLNLTELQLINLSYNQFEGQIPASFGELQQLQYLWLDHNLLEGTLPSAIANCSSLVHLSAEGNSLGGVVPAALGALPKLQVLTLSQNNLSGSVPTSMICNVSVYAPSLRFVQLGFNAFTDMVRPETSTCFSVLQVLNIQHNRIHGVFPSVLTLISTLETVDLSDNLFSGVVPSEIGNLVRLKELNLANNSFSGVIPMEIKKCRSLSILDFEGNHFAGEIPEFLGDINGLKVLSLGGNSFMGSVPASFRNLLVLETLNLRANRLNGTLLEELMGLSNLTTLDLSGNDFSGEIPTSIGNLSRLMVLNLSDNGFFGRVPPSMGNLFRLTSLDLSKQNLSGEIPFELSGLPNLQVIALQQNSFSGDVPEGFSSLMGLRYLNLTSNAFSSHISGNYGFLRSLVVLSLSNNHVSGPIPPELGNCTDMEVLELRSNSLMGHIPTDLSRLSHLEVLDLGGNNLTGDIPEEISKCSSLTALLLDSNHLSGGIPVSLSRLSNLRKLDLSSNNLSGIIPPNLTMISSLVSFNVSSNNLQGEIPAMLGTRFNDPSAFSGNQNLCGKPMDRNCQGMTDGDRKRRLILLIVVAASGACLLALCCCFYIFSLLRWRKRLKEGASGEKKRSPGRASSGASGGRGSSTDNGGVGPKLVMFNNKITLAETIEATRQFDEENVLSRTRYGLVFKASYNDGMVLSIRRLPDGSLDENMFRKEAESLGKVKHRNLTVLRGYYAGAPDLRLLAYDYMPNGNLASLLQEASHQDGHVLNWPMRHLIALGIARGLAFLHSSSTVHGDVKPQSVLFDADFEAHLSDFGLDRLTVATPAEASTSTTSIGTIGYISPEAVLTGEATKESDVYSFGIVLLELLTGKRPVMFTQQDEDIVKWVKKQLQKGQITELLEPGLLELDPESSEWEEFLLGVKVGLLCTAPDPLDRPTMSDIVFMLEGCRVGPDIPSSADPTSQHSPA, encoded by the coding sequence ATGGCTGAATCCGTTTTCCTGTTCTATGTGCTGGTCCTCTGCGCATGCGCACCCTTATCATCGTCCGCAGAGCGCAGTGCCGAAACCATGGCGGAAGTCCAAGCCTTGACGTCTTTCAAACTCAATGTGCATGACCCACTTGGAGCGCTCTCCGGCTGGGATTCTTCCACTCCGGCTGCTCCCTGCGACTGGCGCGGAGTTGACTGCGAGAACAACAGAGTTACGGAGCTTCGCCTGCCTCGCCTCCAACTTGGTGGCCGACTCAGTGACCGCCTTGCAGACCTGCGCATGTTGCAGAAGCTGAGCCTACGGTCAAACTCCTTCAACGGGACCATACCTTCTTCTCTCTCCAAATGCACGCTCCTCCGCTCTGTGTTCTTGCAGTACAACTCGCTCTCTGGAAAGCTCCCGCCTGAGATCGGTAACCTCACCGGCCTCCGAATCCTCAATCTGGCGCAGAATCACCTTTCCGGTGATATCTCCAGTGATCTCCCTCCGGCACTCAAGTACCTTGATCTCTCCTCAAATGCCTTCTCCGGCGAGATTCCAAGGAGCGTCTTGAACCTAACTGAGCTCCAGCTCATTAACCTCTCGTACAATCAGTTTGAAGGACAGATTCCGGCGAGTTTTGGAGAGCTCCAACAGCTTCAGTACCTCTGGCTCGATCACAATCTATTGGAAGGAACTCTTCCCTCAGCAATAGCCAATTGCTCGTCGCTTGTGCACCTAAGCGCCGAAGGCAATTCGCTTGGAGGTGTCGTTCCCGCTGCACTGGGAGCTCTTCCCAAGCTTCAGGTGCTCACGCTCTCGCAGAACAATCTCTCCGGTTCGGTCCCTACGTCGATGATCTGCAACGTCTCGGTCTATGCGCCGTCCCTTCGATTTGTTCAGCTGGGATTCAATGCGTTCACGGATATGGTGAGGCCCGAGACGTCAACGTGTTTCAGTGTTCTACAGGTTCTGAATATTCAACACAATCGGATTCACGGTGTGTTTCCCTCGGTGTTAACACTTATATCCACCTTAGAGACAGTTGATCTTTCCGACAATTTGTTCTCTGGTGTGGTTCCCTCTGAGATTGGAAACCTGGTGAGGTTGAAGGAGTTAAACTTGGCGAACAACTCGTTTAGTGGTGTGATTCCAATGGAGATCAAGAAATGTAGGTCATTAAGCATTCTTGATTTCGAGGGAAACCACTTTGCGGGAGAGATTCCCGAATTTTTAGGAGACATCAATGGTTTGAAGGTGTTATCCCTCGGAGGAAATTCGTTTATGGGTTCAGTTCCGGCGAGTTTTCGCAATCTTTTGGTGCTCGAGACTTTGAACCTGAGAGCTAACAGATTGAATGGAACTCTGCTGGAGGAGCTAATGGGATTAAGCAATTTGACCACACTGGACCTCAGTGGTAATGATTTTTCTGGTGAAATTCCTACGAGCATTGGTAATCTGAGTCGGTTAATGGTATTGAATCTGAGTGATAATGGGTTTTTCGGGAGGGTTCCGCCGAGCATGGGAAATCTTTTCAGGTTAACGAGTCTGGATTTGAGCAAACAGAATCTCTCTGGGGAAATACCCTTTGAGCTTTCGGGTTTGCCAAATCTGCAAGTGATTGCTCTGCAGCAGAACTCCTTTTCAGGGGATGTTCCTGAAGGGTTTAGTAGTTTGATGGGTTTGCGCTATTTGAACCTAACTTCCAATGCCTTCTCCAGTCACATTTCGGGAAATTACGGTTTTCTTCGGTCACTGGTGGTGTTGTCATTGTCGAATAATCATGTTTCCGGACCTATTCCACCGGAGCTCGGTAACTGCACTGATATGGAGGTTCTCGAGCTCCGGTCAAACTCTCTAATGGGCCACATTCCTACGGATCTGTCTCGACTTTCGCATTTGGAAGTGCTTGATTTGGGTGGAAACAATCTAACAGGTGACATCCCGGAGGAGATTTCCAAGTGCTCGTCTTTGACAGCTTTATTACTGGACTCGAATCATCTTTCAGGTGGCATTCCGGTCTCATTATCCCGGCTATCAAATTTGAGGAAGTTGGACCTTTCTAGTAACAACCTAAGCGGGATTATTCCACCTAATCTTACAATGATTTCCAGCTTGGTAAGCTTCAATGTGTCGAGTAATAATCTCCAAGGCGAGATCCCTGCAATGCTGGGTACTCGATTCAATGACCCATCAGCCTTTTCAGGTAATCAGAACTTGTGCGGGAAGCCAATGGATCGAAATTGTCAGGGGATGACTGATGGGGataggaagaggaggctgattTTGTTAATTGTTGTTGCTGCGAGTGGGGCTTGCCTACTGGCATTGTGTTGCTGTTTCTACATTTTCAGCCTCTTGAGGTGGCGGAAGAGGCTCAAAGAAGGGGCATCTGGGGAGAAGAAACGAAGTCCCGGGAGGGCTAGCTCGGGGGCAAGTGGAGGCCGCGGAAGTAGCACCGATAACGGTGGCGTGGGGCCGAAGCTGGTGATGTTCAATAACAAGATCACCCTAGCAGAGACAATTGAGGCAACCAGGCAATTCGACGAAGAGAACGTATTAAGCAGGACAAGATATGGGTTGGTTTTCAAAGCAAGCTACAACGATGGAATGGTGCTATCCATCCGCAGACTCCCAGATGGTTCTCTCGACGAGAACATGTTCAGAAAAGAAGCAGAATCGCTAGGCAAAGTAAAGCACCGAAACTTGACTGTCCTGCGCGGATATTATGCCGGCGCACCCGACTTGAGGCTCCTTGCCTACGACTACATGCCCAATGGAAACCTCGCGAGTTTGCTCCAAGAGGCATCCCACCAAGACGGCCATGTCCTCAATTGGCCAATGCGCCACCTCATTGCGCTCGGGATCGCCCGCGGCTTGGCCTTCCTACACAGTTCCTCCACGGTGCATGGCGATGTCAAGCCTCAAAGCGTTCTTTTTGACGCCGATTTCGAAGCCCATTTATCTGATTTCGGTCTGGACCGCCTCACAGTAGCAACCCCAGCCGAAGCCTCCACCTCAACCACTTCGATCGGCACAATAGGCTATATATCGCCAGAAGCAGTCCTAACAGGGGAAGCCACAAAAGAATCAGATGTATACAGCTTCGGTATTGTCCTGCTCGAGCTTTTGACCGGAAAGAGACCCGTGATGTTCACGCAGCAGGACGAAGACATTGTCAAGTGGGTGAAGAAACAATTGCAAAAGGGTCAAATTACAGAGTTGCTAGAGCCGGGCCTGCTGGAGCTCGACCCCGAGTCATCAGAATGGGAAGAATTCTTGCTTGGAGTCAAAGTCGGGTTGCTCTGCACAGCACCGGACCCCCTCGACCGACCCACCATGTCCGACATCGTCTTCATGCTGGAGGGTTGCCGGGTCGGGCCCGATATTCCTTCATCCGCCGATCCAACCTCACAACATTCTCCGGCATAA
- the LOC122316548 gene encoding probable LRR receptor-like serine/threonine-protein kinase At4g36180 isoform X2 → MAEVQALTSFKLNVHDPLGALSGWDSSTPAAPCDWRGVDCENNRVTELRLPRLQLGGRLSDRLADLRMLQKLSLRSNSFNGTIPSSLSKCTLLRSVFLQYNSLSGKLPPEIGNLTGLRILNLAQNHLSGDISSDLPPALKYLDLSSNAFSGEIPRSVLNLTELQLINLSYNQFEGQIPASFGELQQLQYLWLDHNLLEGTLPSAIANCSSLVHLSAEGNSLGGVVPAALGALPKLQVLTLSQNNLSGSVPTSMICNVSVYAPSLRFVQLGFNAFTDMVRPETSTCFSVLQVLNIQHNRIHGVFPSVLTLISTLETVDLSDNLFSGVVPSEIGNLVRLKELNLANNSFSGVIPMEIKKCRSLSILDFEGNHFAGEIPEFLGDINGLKVLSLGGNSFMGSVPASFRNLLVLETLNLRANRLNGTLLEELMGLSNLTTLDLSGNDFSGEIPTSIGNLSRLMVLNLSDNGFFGRVPPSMGNLFRLTSLDLSKQNLSGEIPFELSGLPNLQVIALQQNSFSGDVPEGFSSLMGLRYLNLTSNAFSSHISGNYGFLRSLVVLSLSNNHVSGPIPPELGNCTDMEVLELRSNSLMGHIPTDLSRLSHLEVLDLGGNNLTGDIPEEISKCSSLTALLLDSNHLSGGIPVSLSRLSNLRKLDLSSNNLSGIIPPNLTMISSLVSFNVSSNNLQGEIPAMLGTRFNDPSAFSGNQNLCGKPMDRNCQGMTDGDRKRRLILLIVVAASGACLLALCCCFYIFSLLRWRKRLKEGASGEKKRSPGRASSGASGGRGSSTDNGGVGPKLVMFNNKITLAETIEATRQFDEENVLSRTRYGLVFKASYNDGMVLSIRRLPDGSLDENMFRKEAESLGKVKHRNLTVLRGYYAGAPDLRLLAYDYMPNGNLASLLQEASHQDGHVLNWPMRHLIALGIARGLAFLHSSSTVHGDVKPQSVLFDADFEAHLSDFGLDRLTVATPAEASTSTTSIGTIGYISPEAVLTGEATKESDVYSFGIVLLELLTGKRPVMFTQQDEDIVKWVKKQLQKGQITELLEPGLLELDPESSEWEEFLLGVKVGLLCTAPDPLDRPTMSDIVFMLEGCRVGPDIPSSADPTSQHSPA, encoded by the coding sequence ATGGCGGAAGTCCAAGCCTTGACGTCTTTCAAACTCAATGTGCATGACCCACTTGGAGCGCTCTCCGGCTGGGATTCTTCCACTCCGGCTGCTCCCTGCGACTGGCGCGGAGTTGACTGCGAGAACAACAGAGTTACGGAGCTTCGCCTGCCTCGCCTCCAACTTGGTGGCCGACTCAGTGACCGCCTTGCAGACCTGCGCATGTTGCAGAAGCTGAGCCTACGGTCAAACTCCTTCAACGGGACCATACCTTCTTCTCTCTCCAAATGCACGCTCCTCCGCTCTGTGTTCTTGCAGTACAACTCGCTCTCTGGAAAGCTCCCGCCTGAGATCGGTAACCTCACCGGCCTCCGAATCCTCAATCTGGCGCAGAATCACCTTTCCGGTGATATCTCCAGTGATCTCCCTCCGGCACTCAAGTACCTTGATCTCTCCTCAAATGCCTTCTCCGGCGAGATTCCAAGGAGCGTCTTGAACCTAACTGAGCTCCAGCTCATTAACCTCTCGTACAATCAGTTTGAAGGACAGATTCCGGCGAGTTTTGGAGAGCTCCAACAGCTTCAGTACCTCTGGCTCGATCACAATCTATTGGAAGGAACTCTTCCCTCAGCAATAGCCAATTGCTCGTCGCTTGTGCACCTAAGCGCCGAAGGCAATTCGCTTGGAGGTGTCGTTCCCGCTGCACTGGGAGCTCTTCCCAAGCTTCAGGTGCTCACGCTCTCGCAGAACAATCTCTCCGGTTCGGTCCCTACGTCGATGATCTGCAACGTCTCGGTCTATGCGCCGTCCCTTCGATTTGTTCAGCTGGGATTCAATGCGTTCACGGATATGGTGAGGCCCGAGACGTCAACGTGTTTCAGTGTTCTACAGGTTCTGAATATTCAACACAATCGGATTCACGGTGTGTTTCCCTCGGTGTTAACACTTATATCCACCTTAGAGACAGTTGATCTTTCCGACAATTTGTTCTCTGGTGTGGTTCCCTCTGAGATTGGAAACCTGGTGAGGTTGAAGGAGTTAAACTTGGCGAACAACTCGTTTAGTGGTGTGATTCCAATGGAGATCAAGAAATGTAGGTCATTAAGCATTCTTGATTTCGAGGGAAACCACTTTGCGGGAGAGATTCCCGAATTTTTAGGAGACATCAATGGTTTGAAGGTGTTATCCCTCGGAGGAAATTCGTTTATGGGTTCAGTTCCGGCGAGTTTTCGCAATCTTTTGGTGCTCGAGACTTTGAACCTGAGAGCTAACAGATTGAATGGAACTCTGCTGGAGGAGCTAATGGGATTAAGCAATTTGACCACACTGGACCTCAGTGGTAATGATTTTTCTGGTGAAATTCCTACGAGCATTGGTAATCTGAGTCGGTTAATGGTATTGAATCTGAGTGATAATGGGTTTTTCGGGAGGGTTCCGCCGAGCATGGGAAATCTTTTCAGGTTAACGAGTCTGGATTTGAGCAAACAGAATCTCTCTGGGGAAATACCCTTTGAGCTTTCGGGTTTGCCAAATCTGCAAGTGATTGCTCTGCAGCAGAACTCCTTTTCAGGGGATGTTCCTGAAGGGTTTAGTAGTTTGATGGGTTTGCGCTATTTGAACCTAACTTCCAATGCCTTCTCCAGTCACATTTCGGGAAATTACGGTTTTCTTCGGTCACTGGTGGTGTTGTCATTGTCGAATAATCATGTTTCCGGACCTATTCCACCGGAGCTCGGTAACTGCACTGATATGGAGGTTCTCGAGCTCCGGTCAAACTCTCTAATGGGCCACATTCCTACGGATCTGTCTCGACTTTCGCATTTGGAAGTGCTTGATTTGGGTGGAAACAATCTAACAGGTGACATCCCGGAGGAGATTTCCAAGTGCTCGTCTTTGACAGCTTTATTACTGGACTCGAATCATCTTTCAGGTGGCATTCCGGTCTCATTATCCCGGCTATCAAATTTGAGGAAGTTGGACCTTTCTAGTAACAACCTAAGCGGGATTATTCCACCTAATCTTACAATGATTTCCAGCTTGGTAAGCTTCAATGTGTCGAGTAATAATCTCCAAGGCGAGATCCCTGCAATGCTGGGTACTCGATTCAATGACCCATCAGCCTTTTCAGGTAATCAGAACTTGTGCGGGAAGCCAATGGATCGAAATTGTCAGGGGATGACTGATGGGGataggaagaggaggctgattTTGTTAATTGTTGTTGCTGCGAGTGGGGCTTGCCTACTGGCATTGTGTTGCTGTTTCTACATTTTCAGCCTCTTGAGGTGGCGGAAGAGGCTCAAAGAAGGGGCATCTGGGGAGAAGAAACGAAGTCCCGGGAGGGCTAGCTCGGGGGCAAGTGGAGGCCGCGGAAGTAGCACCGATAACGGTGGCGTGGGGCCGAAGCTGGTGATGTTCAATAACAAGATCACCCTAGCAGAGACAATTGAGGCAACCAGGCAATTCGACGAAGAGAACGTATTAAGCAGGACAAGATATGGGTTGGTTTTCAAAGCAAGCTACAACGATGGAATGGTGCTATCCATCCGCAGACTCCCAGATGGTTCTCTCGACGAGAACATGTTCAGAAAAGAAGCAGAATCGCTAGGCAAAGTAAAGCACCGAAACTTGACTGTCCTGCGCGGATATTATGCCGGCGCACCCGACTTGAGGCTCCTTGCCTACGACTACATGCCCAATGGAAACCTCGCGAGTTTGCTCCAAGAGGCATCCCACCAAGACGGCCATGTCCTCAATTGGCCAATGCGCCACCTCATTGCGCTCGGGATCGCCCGCGGCTTGGCCTTCCTACACAGTTCCTCCACGGTGCATGGCGATGTCAAGCCTCAAAGCGTTCTTTTTGACGCCGATTTCGAAGCCCATTTATCTGATTTCGGTCTGGACCGCCTCACAGTAGCAACCCCAGCCGAAGCCTCCACCTCAACCACTTCGATCGGCACAATAGGCTATATATCGCCAGAAGCAGTCCTAACAGGGGAAGCCACAAAAGAATCAGATGTATACAGCTTCGGTATTGTCCTGCTCGAGCTTTTGACCGGAAAGAGACCCGTGATGTTCACGCAGCAGGACGAAGACATTGTCAAGTGGGTGAAGAAACAATTGCAAAAGGGTCAAATTACAGAGTTGCTAGAGCCGGGCCTGCTGGAGCTCGACCCCGAGTCATCAGAATGGGAAGAATTCTTGCTTGGAGTCAAAGTCGGGTTGCTCTGCACAGCACCGGACCCCCTCGACCGACCCACCATGTCCGACATCGTCTTCATGCTGGAGGGTTGCCGGGTCGGGCCCGATATTCCTTCATCCGCCGATCCAACCTCACAACATTCTCCGGCATAA
- the LOC122315045 gene encoding V-type proton ATPase subunit c1-like, which yields MSTFGGDETAPFFGFLGAAAALVFSCMGAAYGTAKSGVGVASMGVMRPELVMKSIVPVVMAGVLGIYGLIIAVIISTGINPKAKSYYLFDGYAHLSSGLACGLAGLSAGMAIGIVGDAGVRANAQQPKLFVGMILILIFAEALALYGLIVGIILSSRAGQSRAD from the exons ATGTCCACATTCGGCGGCGACGAAACCGCTCCGTTCTTTGGCTTCCTCGGCGCCGCGGCTGCCCTGGTTTTCTCAT gtATGGGAGCGGCATATGGCACAGCAAAGAGCGGCGTGGGGGTCGCCTCCATGGGAGTAATGCGGCCGGAGCTTGTGATGAAGTCGATCGTGCCCGTCGTTATGGCTGGAGTGTTAGGTATCTACGGTTTGATCATTGCGGTTATTATCAGTACGGGTATTAACCCAAAGGCCAAATCGTATTACCTTTTCGACGGTTACGCCCACCTCTCCTCCGGTCTCGCTTGTGGTCTTGCTGGCCTTTCCGCCGGTATGGCTATCGGTATCGTCGGTGATGCCGGTGTCAg AGCAAATGCACAGCAGCCAAAGCTTTTTGTTGGAATGATTCTCATTCTCATCTTTGCCGAAGCCTTGGCCTTGTATGGCCTCATTGTTGGTATCATCCTTTCTTCTCGAGCTGGCCAATCGAGAGCAGATTAG